A DNA window from Luteolibacter luteus contains the following coding sequences:
- the clpB gene encoding ATP-dependent chaperone ClpB has product MGLDKLTNKLQEALQAAQRLASKSAHPELKGTHLLLALLQQEGGLITPILQSAGVDLTKLKASVASALSREPSQQGGTTQPQISYGLRSTLDAADEIREAMGDDFLSVEHVLLGALKADSPEGKLLKEAGLDEKKARKAIEGIRGPQKVTDQDPEGKYQTLEKYGTDLTARAREGKIDPVIGRDNEIRRVMQVLSRRTKNNPVLIGEPGVGKTAIVEGLARRIVSGDVPDSMKDKRIIVMDVGGMLAGAKYRGEFEERLKAFLKEVTESAGEIILFIDELHTIVGAGASEGAVDAANLLKPQLARGELRTIGATTLDEYRKHIEKDAALERRFQPVMVGEPSVEDTIAILRGLKERYEVHHGVRIQDGALVSAAMLSDRYISDRFLPDKAVDLVDEAASRLKIELDSMPTEIDQIERGILQLEMEKKALEKESDKASVARLEKVKEEQANLKEQSAALMAQWRNEKEVIDKVRSAQERIDALKTEAEQAQRIGDLTRASELTYGSIPAAHRHLDEAKERLTELQKSGAILKEEVTEEDIARVVSVWTGIPVSRLQEGEKEKLVHMEARLGERVIGQKKAIKAVSNAVRRARAGLQDENRPIGSFLFLGPTGVGKTELSKALAEFLFDDEHAMVRIDMSEYMEKHSVSRLIGAPPGYVGYDEGGQLSEHVRRKPYSVVLFDEIEKAHPDVFNVLLQVLDDGRITDGQGRTVDFRNTVLIMTSNIGSQFILDESNAEQREAKVLEALRQYFRPEFLNRIDETIIFDRLQREELTTIVDIQLDRVRKRLAKQGLALALSEKAKEYIGNQGYDPVYGARPLKRAIQHHLLDPLSLEILDGKFKDGDVITADVDHGTVTFKVD; this is encoded by the coding sequence ATGGGACTCGATAAACTTACCAACAAGCTCCAGGAAGCCCTCCAGGCCGCCCAGCGGCTGGCGTCGAAGTCAGCGCACCCGGAACTGAAGGGCACCCATTTGCTGCTCGCCCTGCTCCAACAAGAGGGCGGCCTAATCACACCTATCCTGCAAAGCGCGGGTGTGGACCTTACCAAACTGAAAGCCTCCGTAGCCTCGGCGCTCTCCCGCGAGCCAAGCCAGCAGGGTGGCACTACCCAGCCGCAGATCAGCTATGGCCTGCGTTCCACTCTCGACGCCGCGGACGAGATCCGCGAGGCGATGGGTGATGATTTCCTTAGCGTGGAGCATGTCTTGCTCGGCGCACTGAAGGCGGACTCGCCCGAAGGCAAGCTGCTCAAGGAAGCCGGTCTGGATGAAAAGAAGGCCCGCAAGGCCATCGAAGGCATCCGCGGTCCCCAAAAGGTAACCGACCAGGATCCAGAAGGGAAATATCAGACGCTTGAGAAATACGGCACCGATCTCACCGCCCGCGCTCGTGAAGGAAAGATCGACCCCGTGATCGGTCGCGACAACGAGATCCGCCGCGTCATGCAGGTACTCTCCCGTCGGACGAAGAACAACCCCGTGCTCATCGGCGAACCCGGTGTCGGCAAGACCGCCATCGTGGAAGGTCTCGCACGCCGCATCGTTTCCGGTGACGTTCCGGACTCGATGAAGGACAAGCGTATCATCGTGATGGACGTCGGCGGCATGCTCGCCGGAGCGAAGTATCGCGGTGAGTTCGAGGAGCGTCTCAAAGCATTCCTCAAGGAGGTCACCGAGTCCGCCGGAGAGATCATTCTCTTCATCGATGAGCTGCACACCATCGTAGGCGCGGGTGCCAGCGAGGGCGCGGTGGATGCCGCGAACCTGCTGAAGCCTCAGCTTGCCCGTGGCGAGCTGCGCACCATCGGCGCAACCACATTGGACGAGTATCGCAAGCACATCGAGAAGGACGCCGCGCTTGAGCGTCGCTTCCAACCCGTGATGGTCGGCGAGCCCTCGGTGGAGGATACCATCGCAATCCTGCGCGGCCTGAAGGAGCGCTACGAGGTGCACCATGGGGTACGCATCCAGGATGGCGCGCTGGTTTCCGCCGCGATGCTTTCCGACCGCTATATCTCCGATCGTTTCCTGCCGGACAAGGCCGTGGATCTTGTCGATGAAGCTGCCTCGCGGCTGAAGATCGAACTGGACTCCATGCCAACGGAAATCGACCAGATCGAGCGCGGGATCCTGCAGCTCGAAATGGAAAAGAAGGCGCTCGAGAAGGAGTCCGACAAGGCCAGCGTGGCCCGTCTTGAAAAGGTCAAGGAGGAGCAGGCGAACCTCAAGGAGCAATCCGCGGCGCTCATGGCACAGTGGCGGAATGAGAAGGAGGTCATCGACAAGGTCCGCTCTGCCCAGGAACGCATCGATGCGCTGAAGACCGAAGCCGAACAGGCCCAACGGATCGGCGACCTGACCCGGGCTTCCGAACTCACCTATGGCAGCATACCGGCAGCTCATCGCCATCTGGATGAAGCCAAGGAACGTCTGACCGAGCTTCAAAAGTCCGGTGCGATCCTGAAGGAGGAAGTCACGGAAGAAGACATCGCCCGTGTGGTCTCGGTATGGACCGGCATCCCTGTCTCCCGCCTGCAAGAGGGCGAGAAAGAGAAGCTGGTGCATATGGAAGCGCGCCTCGGGGAACGCGTGATCGGCCAGAAGAAGGCGATCAAGGCGGTCTCCAACGCGGTGCGCCGCGCCCGCGCCGGCCTGCAAGATGAGAATCGCCCGATCGGCTCCTTCCTCTTCCTTGGACCGACTGGTGTCGGGAAAACGGAACTGTCAAAGGCACTCGCCGAATTCCTCTTCGACGACGAGCACGCGATGGTGCGCATCGACATGTCCGAATACATGGAGAAGCACAGCGTCTCACGCTTGATTGGCGCGCCTCCCGGCTACGTCGGCTATGACGAGGGCGGGCAGCTCTCCGAGCACGTGCGGCGGAAGCCCTACTCGGTAGTCCTTTTCGACGAGATCGAGAAAGCCCATCCGGATGTCTTCAACGTGCTGCTGCAAGTGCTGGATGACGGACGAATCACGGACGGCCAAGGCCGGACCGTGGACTTCCGGAATACGGTGCTGATCATGACCTCGAACATCGGCAGCCAGTTCATCCTGGACGAATCAAATGCCGAGCAACGCGAAGCGAAGGTACTCGAAGCGCTGCGGCAGTATTTCCGCCCGGAATTCCTGAATCGCATCGATGAAACAATTATCTTCGACCGCCTGCAGCGCGAGGAGTTGACGACCATCGTCGACATCCAGCTCGACCGGGTGCGCAAGCGCTTGGCCAAGCAAGGACTGGCCCTGGCCCTCTCGGAAAAGGCGAAGGAATACATCGGCAACCAAGGTTACGATCCAGTCTACGGCGCTCGGCCGCTCAAGCGGGCGATCCAGCACCACCTGCTCGATCCCCTCTCGCTGGAAATCCTCGATGGCAAATTCAAGGACGGGGACGTCATCACCGCGGACGTGGATCACGGCACGGTGACTTTCAAGGTGGATTGA
- a CDS encoding RNA polymerase sigma factor, translating into MSAPSDASLLRDWTIGESEEAFAILARRYAGLLYHAALRRTGREDLASEAAQNSLLILARKASRLTDLPSLSGWLHRTACYEAAKLLRRERRHEDRMKNLPAPDGPDESETAWQEAGPLLDQALDGLSEKDREVIFLRYFDGLSFEQMARQFGGESAAWRQRGSRALERLRVSLTKRGVAVSSGTLAMGLSTTLSQAAPASVLAAVSVSPAAGAAALSSYSLVGHSLHFMKLHPATWIVVALLLSAVPLSLQAVANASARNRIASLESSLSEGSERALVGTTQSKTSVVARSARANLLILADLIRADELGATLKGAEANRRLKSMSEEELEQLLTEAVTIDLHPDRRNKLINRLFLAYISERTPKVSPERVVATAGMLADRLGTEGQEGLWGWAVRVAPDWAKTDPEKALAWYREGIESGRLASLKVAPMMASAIYRGLYSEHREQADAFYHSLCEEERVGVIQSRGGLGEAEDFLAMAFEIRDPGKRREALLPMFQYETKGKSIAEVMEWVEQAGGRASALELLAAAAEGDPYREDGGIRFYQGMKSDDIAGRIDWLREPGSGDQSSAAIGAFLARTISSSPDATKENLDAEWERNPDEAMLAAYISRAGTTAVGAADALQRIKLLGDPDLRSGVLHDLLESPGAGEAIDLLRKSGLTSRELEELQLPTEIFE; encoded by the coding sequence ATGAGCGCCCCAAGCGACGCATCACTGTTGAGAGATTGGACGATCGGAGAGTCGGAGGAGGCCTTTGCCATCCTCGCCCGGCGCTACGCCGGGCTCCTCTATCATGCCGCGCTGCGCCGCACCGGGCGCGAAGACCTGGCCTCGGAGGCGGCGCAAAATTCCCTGCTGATCCTCGCCCGGAAAGCGTCCCGTCTCACGGATCTTCCCAGCCTTTCCGGCTGGCTCCATCGCACCGCTTGTTATGAGGCGGCGAAGCTTCTCCGCCGCGAACGCCGCCACGAAGACCGCATGAAAAACCTGCCTGCTCCCGATGGCCCGGACGAAAGCGAGACCGCCTGGCAGGAAGCCGGGCCACTGCTCGACCAAGCACTCGACGGGCTCTCGGAGAAGGATCGGGAAGTCATCTTCCTGAGGTATTTCGACGGCCTGAGCTTCGAACAAATGGCGCGCCAATTTGGCGGTGAGTCCGCTGCGTGGCGCCAGCGGGGATCACGTGCCCTGGAACGATTGAGAGTCTCACTCACCAAGCGTGGTGTGGCGGTAAGCAGCGGTACGCTCGCCATGGGGCTCAGCACGACGCTTTCCCAAGCGGCTCCGGCTTCGGTTCTTGCCGCCGTTTCCGTTTCTCCAGCGGCGGGTGCTGCGGCCTTGTCCTCTTACTCCCTCGTAGGTCACTCGCTTCACTTCATGAAACTCCATCCCGCTACATGGATTGTCGTGGCGCTGCTTCTCAGCGCGGTGCCTCTTTCGCTGCAAGCCGTGGCGAATGCTTCCGCTCGAAACCGGATCGCCTCTCTGGAGAGCTCCCTGAGTGAGGGAAGCGAGCGCGCTCTTGTTGGCACAACCCAAAGTAAGACTTCAGTGGTGGCGAGGTCTGCGCGGGCAAACCTTCTCATCCTGGCGGATCTCATCCGCGCGGATGAACTCGGGGCCACCCTGAAGGGCGCGGAGGCGAACCGCCGGCTAAAGAGCATGAGCGAGGAGGAGTTGGAGCAGCTGCTGACGGAAGCAGTGACCATCGATCTGCACCCCGATCGCCGGAACAAACTGATCAATCGCTTGTTCTTGGCCTACATCTCCGAAAGGACCCCGAAGGTCTCCCCGGAGCGCGTGGTGGCGACCGCCGGGATGCTGGCGGATCGGCTTGGGACAGAAGGCCAGGAAGGGCTGTGGGGCTGGGCGGTCAGGGTGGCTCCTGACTGGGCGAAGACCGATCCGGAGAAGGCTCTTGCATGGTATCGTGAAGGGATTGAATCGGGCCGGCTGGCGTCTCTGAAGGTGGCCCCGATGATGGCCAGTGCGATTTACCGAGGTCTTTATTCGGAGCACAGGGAGCAGGCCGATGCTTTCTATCACAGCTTGTGCGAGGAAGAGCGGGTGGGGGTGATCCAGAGCCGGGGCGGGCTGGGCGAGGCAGAGGATTTCCTGGCGATGGCCTTCGAGATCCGGGATCCCGGCAAGCGGCGTGAGGCGCTTCTCCCGATGTTCCAATACGAGACCAAAGGCAAATCAATCGCCGAGGTGATGGAGTGGGTCGAGCAGGCTGGCGGCAGGGCTAGCGCCCTCGAGCTTCTGGCAGCTGCAGCGGAAGGGGATCCCTACCGGGAGGATGGTGGGATACGGTTCTATCAGGGAATGAAATCCGATGATATCGCAGGGCGAATCGATTGGCTGCGGGAGCCGGGTTCGGGCGATCAATCGTCGGCGGCGATCGGTGCCTTCCTTGCGAGAACCATCAGTTCTTCTCCTGACGCAACGAAGGAGAATCTCGATGCCGAGTGGGAGAGGAATCCCGACGAAGCGATGCTGGCCGCTTACATCAGCCGTGCAGGCACCACCGCCGTGGGGGCAGCTGATGCCCTGCAGCGGATTAAGCTCCTCGGTGATCCTGATCTTCGTTCGGGCGTGCTTCATGATTTGTTGGAGAGTCCGGGAGCCGGGGAGGCAATAGATCTGCTCCGCAAATCGGGCCTCACTTCGCGGGAGCTCGAGGAACTGCAACTTCCAACCGAGATCTTCGAATGA
- a CDS encoding beta strand repeat-containing protein, which yields MTSHRLHQQLLALSLPVGWFLTPMVANGQANCTWNGTTSVNWNATANWNPAALPAAGDNIIINDTTTNGLTLNDASHTVGSVTVGTTGTRTSGFTLQTNANTLTIGNGIVADGAFTGVGPTFRGNFSFSQPETIRVAGDLGDVMTDRGLFLRSTNDDASATPRGTLTMNGNITKMGSGQLVILGFNLTGSGDFIVEEGSLKFNAGGNQGFSVGGTGNITVNGSSTLMISRNSGSFRAFTRPVIMNGNSTLQLGGNVEDTTLENSWTFNTEAMAMPVGRNFTLTGPFSGESDITKGSFLNGATTYAGSLTLAGDTSGYVGKFTNNAGGIFLRSASFGGSLTSVAGTTVGGEADVAGEIDLQGVNLTVQADTPQSLNTSLDLSVSGTNTVTLMGALQANTPVKVISYDGFLLSGDETNFALAGGNTAYRGFAFTNNTAGKSIDVSVDAGDVTWTGATLLGNWDINTTANWTGTSDKFFQFDSVTFPNTASLKTVGIVTNVSPRSITFQNDLGSDYTINGPAFITGGASITKNGTGLTTLGGGNGQNYTGAIAVNSGVLRMGSRDAFGATSGITVASGAQVDISGQAPGTIASGAYTYTIAGTGVANAGALINSSTTSVDQGAGVKNLILSGDATLGGVGRFDIGRTTAAGSGVITGNGHTLTVKNTALIAFRGDASATPIHIIADAGRIYSEDTDNGFGGATGTVTVNSGARAGSYGVRTIPTPVTLNAGGILHNQGGGVGTWSGAITLAGAGATIEADGGQNIIISGSVTESGGAKDLIKAGNARLIFTGSALNTGNTVINNGFVQVGNGGTTGAINSNPINIGSATSGFIVNRSDDLTISNVISGTGPAANGADPGALTKAGTGTLTLTAANTYTGITRFGAGTIAIGSNETVFGEGGLLDFRGAGVRSSDATDRVVANPISYSFDTTFGSAGTGDLLFTGAVATGGGAKGFNVQNAITEFSGILSGSASTATLTKSGPGTLIFSNDNLYQQTTTISQGVLQMGNGGATGSLSSTNVINNASLVIDRTAPEGFDTFDFNNVVSGTGSLTYAGPDTINVNGNSTYTGDTILNGGIFSVQFPYLADTSSLRMTTDAKIDLFHQQTDTVNKFFINGTAQAVGTWGRIGSIAALGADFESALITGDGLLEVTSTGSATPYDDWATAAGLTGGDSASTANPDGDGFVNLAEFAFNGNPLSGATGGKIAVKIASVGGQQTLTLTLPVRTAASSFSGTTALTAVGDGITYTIEAGDNLGSWGLDVDQVTGADATAIQSELPALQTGWSYRTFRSPGTVTGDPIEFIRARVE from the coding sequence ATGACCTCTCATCGATTGCATCAGCAGTTGCTTGCCCTGTCGTTGCCTGTTGGCTGGTTCCTGACCCCGATGGTCGCGAACGGCCAAGCCAATTGCACATGGAATGGCACTACCAGCGTGAACTGGAATGCCACGGCCAATTGGAATCCCGCCGCGCTCCCTGCGGCCGGGGACAACATCATCATCAACGATACCACGACAAACGGGCTGACGTTGAATGACGCCAGTCATACCGTCGGCAGCGTTACCGTCGGAACGACCGGGACGCGGACCAGCGGCTTCACGCTTCAGACCAACGCAAACACGCTCACCATCGGCAACGGGATCGTGGCCGACGGGGCATTTACAGGGGTAGGTCCCACCTTCCGGGGAAATTTCAGTTTCAGCCAGCCTGAGACCATCCGCGTGGCCGGCGATCTCGGCGATGTGATGACGGATCGAGGCTTGTTCCTGCGCAGCACCAACGATGATGCCTCCGCAACGCCCCGCGGGACATTGACCATGAATGGCAATATCACGAAGATGGGCTCCGGCCAGCTCGTCATTCTCGGTTTCAATCTCACCGGGTCGGGAGATTTCATCGTGGAGGAAGGCTCGCTTAAGTTCAACGCTGGTGGCAACCAAGGGTTCAGTGTCGGTGGCACCGGCAATATCACGGTGAACGGAAGCTCGACCCTGATGATCTCGCGGAACTCGGGAAGCTTCAGGGCTTTCACGCGTCCCGTCATCATGAACGGCAACTCCACGCTCCAACTCGGAGGCAACGTTGAGGACACCACTCTTGAGAACTCATGGACCTTCAATACCGAGGCGATGGCGATGCCGGTAGGGCGGAATTTCACCCTTACCGGGCCGTTCTCGGGTGAAAGCGATATTACCAAGGGGTCATTCTTGAACGGAGCTACTACGTATGCGGGGAGCCTAACCTTGGCGGGCGATACTTCCGGCTACGTTGGGAAGTTCACGAACAATGCGGGAGGAATATTTCTCCGGAGCGCTTCCTTTGGCGGATCCCTCACTTCCGTCGCTGGCACAACCGTTGGCGGGGAGGCGGATGTCGCGGGTGAGATCGACCTCCAAGGGGTCAATCTTACAGTGCAAGCGGACACTCCACAGTCCCTCAACACATCGTTGGATCTGAGTGTTTCCGGAACCAACACGGTCACCTTGATGGGTGCCTTGCAGGCAAACACTCCTGTAAAGGTGATCAGCTATGATGGTTTCCTGCTTAGCGGGGATGAAACCAACTTCGCCCTTGCTGGAGGAAACACGGCCTACCGGGGATTTGCTTTCACCAACAACACCGCGGGCAAATCGATCGATGTTTCCGTGGATGCGGGGGATGTCACCTGGACCGGTGCCACTCTTCTGGGGAATTGGGATATCAATACCACTGCTAACTGGACGGGAACCTCCGATAAGTTCTTCCAGTTCGATTCGGTCACCTTCCCGAACACGGCGTCTTTGAAAACCGTCGGCATCGTAACAAACGTTTCGCCGCGGAGCATCACCTTCCAGAATGATCTGGGAAGCGACTATACCATCAACGGCCCTGCCTTCATCACCGGAGGAGCCTCGATCACCAAGAATGGCACGGGTCTCACCACCCTGGGTGGCGGAAATGGCCAGAACTATACCGGTGCCATCGCCGTGAATTCGGGCGTTCTCCGGATGGGAAGTCGCGATGCTTTCGGCGCGACCTCCGGGATTACTGTCGCCAGCGGTGCCCAGGTCGATATTTCGGGACAGGCGCCGGGCACCATTGCCTCCGGCGCCTACACCTACACGATTGCAGGGACAGGGGTCGCCAATGCTGGCGCTCTTATCAACTCGTCGACGACAAGCGTCGATCAGGGAGCGGGGGTCAAGAACCTGATCCTCTCAGGAGATGCGACCCTCGGCGGGGTAGGTCGCTTTGACATCGGCCGTACCACGGCAGCCGGTAGCGGTGTGATCACCGGCAACGGCCATACCCTGACGGTGAAGAACACGGCCTTGATCGCCTTCCGGGGCGATGCCAGTGCCACGCCGATCCATATCATCGCCGATGCGGGCCGCATCTACTCGGAGGATACGGACAATGGCTTCGGCGGCGCCACCGGCACGGTGACGGTGAACTCGGGAGCTCGCGCGGGTTCCTACGGCGTTCGTACCATACCCACCCCGGTGACCTTGAACGCGGGTGGCATTCTCCATAACCAAGGCGGTGGAGTCGGCACATGGTCCGGTGCCATTACCCTTGCTGGCGCAGGTGCGACGATCGAGGCCGACGGCGGTCAGAATATCATCATCAGTGGCAGCGTGACCGAAAGTGGAGGTGCCAAGGATCTGATCAAGGCCGGAAACGCCCGCCTGATCTTCACCGGAAGCGCCCTCAACACCGGCAATACAGTGATCAACAACGGCTTCGTGCAGGTCGGTAACGGCGGCACGACAGGAGCAATCAACAGCAATCCCATCAACATCGGCTCTGCTACTTCCGGTTTCATCGTGAACCGGTCCGACGATCTCACGATCAGCAATGTCATCTCGGGAACGGGGCCGGCGGCCAATGGTGCGGATCCTGGTGCCCTGACCAAGGCAGGCACCGGCACCCTGACTCTCACTGCGGCAAATACCTATACCGGCATAACCCGGTTTGGGGCAGGAACGATTGCGATCGGATCGAACGAGACCGTTTTCGGAGAAGGTGGGCTGCTTGATTTCCGGGGTGCGGGAGTCCGCTCGTCGGATGCGACCGATCGTGTAGTGGCAAACCCGATCTCCTACAGCTTTGACACCACCTTCGGTAGCGCGGGAACCGGCGACCTGCTGTTCACCGGCGCCGTCGCAACCGGTGGAGGCGCGAAGGGCTTCAACGTCCAGAATGCGATCACCGAATTCAGCGGTATTCTTTCGGGCTCCGCTTCCACGGCGACGCTTACGAAGAGCGGTCCAGGGACTCTGATTTTTAGCAACGACAACCTCTATCAGCAGACCACGACCATCAGCCAGGGCGTCCTGCAGATGGGAAATGGGGGGGCGACCGGCAGCCTGAGCTCGACCAATGTGATCAACAATGCCTCGCTGGTCATCGACCGGACGGCACCCGAAGGTTTTGATACCTTCGACTTCAATAACGTCGTCTCTGGCACCGGCAGCCTGACGTACGCGGGTCCGGACACCATCAATGTGAATGGGAACAGCACCTACACGGGCGACACCATTCTCAACGGTGGGATCTTCTCCGTGCAGTTTCCCTATCTGGCCGACACTTCCTCGCTGCGGATGACCACCGATGCCAAGATTGATTTGTTCCACCAACAGACGGATACGGTGAACAAGTTCTTCATCAATGGCACTGCTCAGGCAGTCGGTACTTGGGGCCGTATTGGTTCTATCGCTGCCTTGGGGGCTGACTTCGAGTCAGCTTTGATCACGGGCGACGGCCTTCTGGAAGTTACGAGCACCGGCTCGGCTACACCCTATGACGACTGGGCGACGGCAGCCGGCCTGACGGGTGGTGACAGCGCGTCGACAGCGAATCCGGATGGCGACGGCTTCGTTAACCTGGCGGAGTTCGCCTTCAACGGCAATCCACTGTCCGGAGCCACGGGAGGCAAGATTGCTGTGAAGATCGCTTCCGTGGGCGGCCAACAGACGCTGACGCTGACCCTTCCGGTTCGCACTGCGGCTTCGTCCTTCAGCGGCACGACAGCCCTCACTGCGGTGGGTGATGGCATCACCTACACGATCGAGGCTGGCGACAATCTCGGAAGCTGGGGCCTGGATGTCGACCAGGTGACCGGCGCCGATGCCACCGCCATCCAAAGCGAACTGCCCGCATTGCAGACCGGATGGAGCTATCGGACCTTCCGTAGCCCGGGTACGGTGACCGGCGATCCGATCGAGTTCATCCGCGCTCGCGTCGAATAA
- a CDS encoding exo-beta-N-acetylmuramidase NamZ domain-containing protein, which yields MRFTRLLAMFLLSAAAALAGPGFHVDRLAAIDDAISQAITDARTPGAVFRMEHNGDVYQKAYGSRSLVPAVEAMTEDTIFDAASLTKVVATTTAVMKLVEQGKIDTEVPLSRYLPEFTGNGKEAITVRQLLTHSSGLRAGLPPSGDWKGKGAALKMACAEPLPNPPGTAYRYSDINFILLGLLVERVSGAPLDEFCTREVFGPLGMKDTGYRPFDPETSPMPQDTARIAPTEKLADGRVLRGVVHDPTARRMGGVAGHAGVFTTINDLGRFARFLLGQGKLDGVRVLQPETVARMTAVQSPAGLARRGFGWDIDSPYAGPRGEIFPIGSYGHTGWTGTRLWIDPFSKTSVIFLSNRNHPDEKGNVISLQRLLGNLAAQAIPDFNFAYVPGALAPDLENNPPPVATKAAGEVLNGIDVLKRDEFRQLRGRKVGLITNHTGIDRDRNSTIDLLRAAPGIELVCLFSPEHGIRGEEDHEKIGDTTDDKTGLPVYSLYGERRSPAEEQLKGIDTLVFDIQDIGCRFYTYVSTMTNCMEAAGKAKIRFLVLDRVNPIGPRVEGPVLTGERSFVAAHEIPLRHGMTVGELARMINSEQKFGADLGVIRCEGGKPVQWFDGTGLPWRNPSPNMRGPTAALLYPGVGMLEFCKLSVGRGTDAPFEVLGAPYLDDRLLAAELNKSGLPGIRFVPVRFTPSASVFANEECRGVRFIVTDRENFRPVDLGITLACVLQKNHGDKLELRKASKLLGDAKSLEAIAAGSTLEQIKAAWEAPLESFEKRRSSHLLYPRTP from the coding sequence ATGCGTTTCACCCGCTTGCTCGCCATGTTTCTTCTTTCGGCCGCTGCTGCCCTTGCTGGGCCCGGCTTTCACGTGGACCGGCTGGCCGCCATTGATGATGCGATTTCGCAAGCGATCACCGACGCGCGCACGCCAGGCGCGGTCTTCCGCATGGAACACAACGGTGACGTCTATCAGAAGGCTTACGGATCTCGCTCGCTGGTGCCCGCGGTGGAGGCGATGACCGAGGACACCATTTTCGACGCGGCCTCGCTAACGAAGGTGGTGGCGACCACCACCGCAGTGATGAAGCTGGTCGAGCAGGGCAAGATCGATACGGAAGTTCCGCTCAGCCGATATCTCCCGGAGTTCACGGGAAATGGCAAAGAAGCGATCACGGTTCGGCAGTTGCTGACTCATTCCTCCGGCTTGCGTGCGGGCTTGCCTCCATCGGGAGATTGGAAAGGGAAGGGTGCGGCGCTGAAGATGGCATGCGCTGAGCCGCTGCCGAATCCGCCCGGAACAGCGTATCGATATAGCGACATCAATTTCATCCTCTTGGGACTTCTCGTTGAAAGGGTGTCGGGGGCACCCCTGGATGAATTCTGCACCCGGGAAGTCTTCGGGCCGCTCGGGATGAAGGATACCGGCTACCGTCCTTTTGATCCGGAGACCTCGCCCATGCCGCAGGATACGGCCCGGATCGCTCCGACCGAAAAGCTTGCCGATGGTCGCGTGCTGCGTGGCGTGGTCCATGATCCCACGGCGCGCCGGATGGGTGGAGTGGCCGGCCATGCAGGTGTCTTCACCACGATCAATGATCTGGGCCGCTTCGCCCGCTTTCTCCTCGGCCAGGGGAAGCTGGATGGTGTGAGAGTGCTACAGCCGGAGACCGTAGCCCGCATGACCGCCGTGCAATCGCCGGCCGGGCTGGCGCGCCGTGGATTTGGCTGGGATATCGATTCGCCCTACGCGGGGCCGCGAGGCGAGATTTTCCCGATCGGTAGTTATGGTCACACCGGCTGGACCGGCACGCGGTTGTGGATCGATCCTTTTTCAAAGACGAGTGTCATCTTCCTCTCGAACCGCAATCATCCGGATGAGAAGGGAAACGTCATCAGCCTGCAGCGCCTGCTCGGCAATCTGGCCGCCCAAGCGATCCCGGACTTCAACTTCGCCTATGTCCCCGGCGCTCTTGCTCCGGATCTGGAGAATAACCCGCCGCCCGTCGCGACCAAGGCTGCCGGTGAAGTGCTGAATGGCATCGATGTTCTGAAGCGCGATGAGTTTCGCCAACTGCGGGGCAGGAAGGTGGGTCTGATCACGAATCACACGGGAATCGATCGGGATCGAAATTCCACGATCGACCTCCTGCGCGCTGCGCCCGGCATCGAGTTGGTCTGCCTGTTCTCGCCGGAGCATGGTATCCGTGGCGAAGAAGACCACGAGAAGATTGGCGATACCACGGATGATAAGACCGGCTTGCCTGTCTATAGTCTCTACGGGGAACGTCGTAGTCCAGCGGAAGAGCAGCTGAAGGGAATCGATACACTGGTCTTCGACATCCAGGACATCGGCTGCCGCTTTTACACCTACGTTTCGACCATGACCAATTGCATGGAAGCAGCTGGCAAAGCGAAGATCCGTTTCCTCGTCTTGGACCGTGTAAACCCGATCGGCCCGCGGGTGGAGGGGCCGGTTCTCACCGGCGAGCGAAGCTTTGTGGCTGCGCACGAGATCCCCCTGCGCCACGGTATGACGGTTGGGGAGCTCGCGCGGATGATCAATTCGGAGCAGAAATTCGGGGCCGATCTCGGCGTCATCCGTTGTGAGGGGGGCAAGCCCGTGCAGTGGTTCGACGGCACCGGGCTGCCCTGGCGGAACCCATCGCCCAATATGCGTGGGCCCACGGCGGCGCTGCTCTACCCGGGCGTCGGGATGCTTGAGTTCTGCAAGCTTAGCGTAGGACGGGGGACGGACGCACCTTTCGAAGTACTGGGCGCACCGTATCTGGATGATCGCCTGCTGGCAGCCGAGCTGAACAAGTCCGGGCTTCCAGGCATCCGCTTCGTTCCAGTCCGCTTCACGCCTTCGGCAAGCGTCTTTGCCAATGAAGAATGCCGGGGCGTCCGCTTCATCGTTACCGATCGCGAGAATTTCCGGCCCGTGGATCTGGGGATCACGCTTGCGTGTGTGCTTCAGAAAAACCATGGCGACAAGCTGGAGCTGCGGAAGGCAAGCAAGCTGCTGGGTGATGCGAAATCCTTGGAGGCGATTGCGGCGGGGAGCACGCTGGAGCAGATCAAGGCTGCGTGGGAGGCTCCCTTGGAATCCTTCGAGAAAAGAAGGTCCTCCCATCTCCTTTATCCCAGGACCCCGTGA